One Hemibagrus wyckioides isolate EC202008001 linkage group LG07, SWU_Hwy_1.0, whole genome shotgun sequence DNA segment encodes these proteins:
- the rgs20 gene encoding regulator of G-protein signaling 20 isoform X2 → MPTDVIKAKNYLLSLGIHGEIPMGSERMEMRKRQMSGQQELVAGGTTTGTAPAQHEQAGQGERASNACCFCWCCCCSCSWNEDREERNRKASHDVKAEDPGDCEESPKPTMDEVCSWGQSFDKLMRCPAGRCAFRQFLRTEFSEENLLFWLACEEFSKETNKSIISEKARLIYEDYISILSPKEVSLDSRVREVINRNMLEPTSHTFDDAQLQIYTLMQRDSYPRFMNSPVYKNLLKSVSEQCPES, encoded by the exons ATGCCAACCGATGTAATCAAGGCGAAGAATTATCTCTTATCTCTGGGCATACATGGTGAAATT CCCATGGGATCAGAGAGGATGGAGATGCGAAAGAGGCAGATGTCGGGGCAGCAGGAGCTGGTGGCGGGAGGCACAACGACGGGAACGGCGCCAGCCCAGCATGAGCAGGCTGGTCAGGGCGAGCGTGCCTCAAATGCCTGCTGTTTctgctggtgctgctgctgTAGCTGCTCATG GAATGAAGACAGGGAGGAGAGGAACCGAAAAGCCTCGCACGACGTCAAAGCTGAGGACCCTGGTGACTGTGAGGAGAG TCCAAAACCCACTATGGATGAAGTGTGCTCATGGGGGCAATCCTTTGACAAGCTGATGCGTTGCCCTGCTGGACGTTGCGCCTTTCGGCAATTTCTGCGCACAGAGTTCAGTGAGGAGAACCTGCTCTTCTGGCTAGCCTGTGAAGAGTTCAGCAAGGAGACCAACAAGAGCATCATCTCAGAGAAGGCACGCCTCATATATGAGGACTACATTTCCATCCTCTCACCcaaagag GTGAGCCTGGATTCCCGCGTTCGGGAGGTAATAAACAGGAACATGCTGGAGCCCACGTCTCACACGTTTGATGATGCCCAGCTCCAGATTTACACGTTAATGCAAAGAGACTCGTACCCACGCTTCATGAACTCCCCTGTCTACAAAAACCTCCTCAAGAGCGTCTCGGAGCAATGTCCCGAATCCTAA
- the rgs20 gene encoding regulator of G-protein signaling 20 isoform X1: MPTDVIKAKNYLLSLGIHGEIPMGSERMEMRKRQMSGQQELVAGGTTTGTAPAQHEQAGQGERASNACCFCWCCCCSCSCLTVRNEDREERNRKASHDVKAEDPGDCEESPKPTMDEVCSWGQSFDKLMRCPAGRCAFRQFLRTEFSEENLLFWLACEEFSKETNKSIISEKARLIYEDYISILSPKEVSLDSRVREVINRNMLEPTSHTFDDAQLQIYTLMQRDSYPRFMNSPVYKNLLKSVSEQCPES; this comes from the exons ATGCCAACCGATGTAATCAAGGCGAAGAATTATCTCTTATCTCTGGGCATACATGGTGAAATT CCCATGGGATCAGAGAGGATGGAGATGCGAAAGAGGCAGATGTCGGGGCAGCAGGAGCTGGTGGCGGGAGGCACAACGACGGGAACGGCGCCAGCCCAGCATGAGCAGGCTGGTCAGGGCGAGCGTGCCTCAAATGCCTGCTGTTTctgctggtgctgctgctgTAGCTGCTCATG TCTCACTGTTAGGAATGAAGACAGGGAGGAGAGGAACCGAAAAGCCTCGCACGACGTCAAAGCTGAGGACCCTGGTGACTGTGAGGAGAG TCCAAAACCCACTATGGATGAAGTGTGCTCATGGGGGCAATCCTTTGACAAGCTGATGCGTTGCCCTGCTGGACGTTGCGCCTTTCGGCAATTTCTGCGCACAGAGTTCAGTGAGGAGAACCTGCTCTTCTGGCTAGCCTGTGAAGAGTTCAGCAAGGAGACCAACAAGAGCATCATCTCAGAGAAGGCACGCCTCATATATGAGGACTACATTTCCATCCTCTCACCcaaagag GTGAGCCTGGATTCCCGCGTTCGGGAGGTAATAAACAGGAACATGCTGGAGCCCACGTCTCACACGTTTGATGATGCCCAGCTCCAGATTTACACGTTAATGCAAAGAGACTCGTACCCACGCTTCATGAACTCCCCTGTCTACAAAAACCTCCTCAAGAGCGTCTCGGAGCAATGTCCCGAATCCTAA